The Arvicanthis niloticus isolate mArvNil1 chromosome 2, mArvNil1.pat.X, whole genome shotgun sequence genome includes a window with the following:
- the Emc4 gene encoding ER membrane protein complex subunit 4: MTTQGGLVANRGRRFKWAIELSGPGGGSRGRSDRGSGQGDSLYPVGYLDKQVPDTSVQETDRILVEKRCWDIALGPLKQIPMNLFIMYMAGNTISIFPTMMVCMMAWRPIQALMAISATFKMLESSSQKFLQGLVYLIGNLMGLALAVYKCQSMGLLPTHASDWLAFIEPPERMEFSGGGLLL; encoded by the exons ATGACGACCCAGGGGGGCCTGGTGGCCAACCGAGGTCGGCGGTTCAAATGGGCCATTGAGCTGAGTGGGCCAGGAGGAGGCAGCAG GGGCCGAAGTGACCGGGGCAGCGGACAGGGAGACTCACTCTATCCAGTCGGTTACTTGGACAAGCAAGTGCCTGATACCAGCGTGCAAGAGACCGACCGGATCCTGGTGGAGAAG CGCTGCTGGGACATCGCCCTGGGGCCCCTCAAACAGATTCCCATGAACCTCTTCATCATGTACATGGCTGGCAATACCATTTCCATCTTCCCTACTATGATGGTGTGTATGATGGCCTGGCGACCCATTCAAGCACTTATGGCCATTTCAGCCA CTTTCAAGATGCTGGAGAGTTCAAGTCAGAAGTTTCTTCAAGGTTTGGTCTATCTCATTGGGAACCTGATGGGTTTGGCATTGGCTGTTTACAAGTGCCAGTCCATGGGACTGTTGCCTACACATGCATCAGATTGGCTAGCCTTTATTGAGCCTCCTGAG agaatggAATTCAGTGGTGGAGGATTACTTCTGTGA